In the Deinococcus apachensis DSM 19763 genome, one interval contains:
- the sufD gene encoding Fe-S cluster assembly protein SufD — protein MTQPFTDQLVQVGGPEWLTAKRRESLDLFNQLEVPSEGVEAWKYTRVDVDFGELRPHPKRERVTDIAALPESVQKRLTSTDVGAYLVLDGPDVVYATELPAELREKGVIFTDLKTAVEQHVDKVQQYLYSVVPAEVPDDTTIAAPGTTPSKSPDPSEGKFSALAAALWTNGAFVYVPRGVEVELPLGSFRVMSEAGTYTATRTLVVAEENAQVTFIDEQDSEELPGTYAIGAVELVVKQGARLRYVSIQNWGKGVTHIQRQRGDVHRDATLNSLVVTMGGTLSRTEMQSYLRGQGSDSEMLALYFANEDQHFDHYTLQHHAAPHAHSDLLYKGVNADQSVGVFSGMIKVDLGAQKTDAYQKHRTLMLSSEAQNFSVPQLEINANDVRCSHGSTTGPVNQEALFFLRSRGIHKELAEKMLVTAFLEDVLSRVPLGSVVKYIEGIIAEKVGAA, from the coding sequence ATGACCCAACCCTTCACTGATCAACTGGTCCAGGTCGGCGGCCCCGAGTGGCTGACCGCCAAGCGCCGCGAGTCGCTGGATCTCTTCAACCAGCTCGAAGTGCCATCTGAGGGCGTGGAGGCCTGGAAGTACACCCGCGTGGACGTGGACTTCGGCGAGTTACGTCCTCATCCCAAGCGCGAGCGCGTGACGGACATCGCGGCCTTGCCGGAGAGCGTGCAGAAGCGCCTGACGAGCACCGATGTGGGCGCCTACCTCGTGCTCGACGGGCCGGACGTGGTGTACGCAACCGAACTGCCTGCCGAACTGCGTGAGAAGGGCGTGATCTTCACCGACCTGAAGACGGCGGTGGAGCAGCACGTGGACAAGGTGCAGCAGTACCTCTACTCGGTGGTCCCGGCAGAAGTGCCCGACGACACCACCATCGCCGCGCCGGGCACCACGCCCAGCAAGAGCCCCGACCCCAGCGAGGGCAAGTTCAGCGCCCTGGCGGCGGCCCTGTGGACGAATGGCGCCTTCGTATACGTGCCGCGCGGAGTCGAAGTGGAGCTTCCCCTCGGCTCCTTCCGCGTGATGAGCGAGGCGGGCACCTACACGGCCACCCGCACCCTCGTTGTGGCGGAGGAGAACGCGCAGGTCACCTTCATCGACGAGCAGGACAGCGAGGAGCTGCCGGGCACCTACGCCATCGGCGCGGTCGAACTGGTGGTCAAGCAGGGCGCTCGGCTCCGCTACGTCTCCATCCAGAACTGGGGCAAGGGTGTCACGCACATCCAGCGCCAGCGCGGCGACGTTCACCGCGACGCGACGCTGAACAGCCTTGTCGTGACGATGGGCGGGACGCTGAGCCGGACTGAGATGCAGTCCTACCTGCGCGGGCAGGGCAGCGACTCCGAGATGCTGGCGCTGTACTTCGCCAACGAGGACCAGCATTTCGACCACTACACGCTCCAGCACCACGCCGCGCCGCACGCGCACTCCGACCTGCTGTACAAGGGCGTGAATGCCGATCAGTCGGTGGGCGTGTTCAGCGGCATGATCAAGGTGGACCTGGGCGCCCAGAAGACCGACGCCTACCAGAAGCACCGCACACTGATGCTAAGCAGCGAGGCGCAGAACTTCTCGGTGCCCCAGCTTGAGATCAACGCGAACGACGTGCGCTGCTCGCACGGCTCGACCACCGGCCCCGTCAACCAGGAAGCGCTGTTCTTCCTGCGCTCGCGCGGCATCCACAAGGAACTCGCCGAGAAGATGCTCGTCACCGCCTTCCTGGAGGATGTGCTGTCTCGCGTGCCGCTGGGCAGCGTCGTGAAGTACATCGAGGGCATCATCGCGGAGAAGGTCGGGGCGGCGTAA
- a CDS encoding cupin domain-containing protein, with protein sequence MPNNVLPVHLSRAALRGRTPAQIEQHLAECGWTNAWRNGIYRFHHYHSTAHEVLVIACGQAHLTLGGEGGSRMQVGEGDVLLLPAGTGHRNDGSSADLLVIGAYAGGREWDLCRPGGTDVEEARQRIARVPGWDRGPVG encoded by the coding sequence GTGCCCAACAACGTCCTGCCCGTTCACCTCTCCCGCGCCGCCTTGAGAGGCCGCACGCCCGCCCAGATCGAACAGCATCTCGCCGAATGCGGCTGGACGAACGCCTGGCGAAACGGCATCTACCGCTTTCATCACTACCACTCCACGGCCCATGAAGTGCTCGTCATCGCCTGCGGCCAGGCCCATCTCACCCTCGGCGGCGAGGGCGGTTCGCGGATGCAGGTGGGGGAGGGGGACGTGCTGCTCCTGCCCGCCGGAACGGGGCACAGGAACGACGGCAGCAGCGCCGACCTGCTGGTCATCGGCGCCTATGCCGGGGGACGGGAGTGGGACCTGTGCCGCCCAGGGGGGACGGATGTGGAGGAGGCGAGGCAGAGGATTGCCCGGGTGCCGGGATGGGACCGGGGGCCGGTGGGGTGA
- a CDS encoding MotA/TolQ/ExbB proton channel family protein translates to MNLLALIQAAGPLLWVLLALSVYVVYTAAVRAQILARLGRDPSALIERTRAVTAESGPAAALAEVDRAADPTPAATVLRAGLSRADRGTDAAQAAMNAAVLAEDARLYAGLSALGTAAQVAPLLGLLGTVIGMVRSFLVFSQTSSPTPAQLATGISEALVNTAAGLIVAIIAYVARNALRARADRIATQAERVREELPAWLSPRGLTPATRQAVPEVALNFEAVPAGGASR, encoded by the coding sequence ATGAATCTTCTGGCGCTGATCCAGGCCGCCGGTCCCCTGCTGTGGGTGCTGCTGGCCCTGTCCGTGTACGTCGTCTATACCGCTGCCGTGCGGGCCCAGATCCTTGCCCGGCTGGGCCGCGACCCCTCCGCCCTGATTGAGCGGACGCGGGCCGTGACCGCCGAGAGTGGCCCCGCTGCCGCGCTCGCGGAGGTGGACCGGGCCGCCGACCCCACGCCCGCCGCCACCGTGCTGCGGGCGGGCCTTAGCCGGGCGGACCGGGGCACGGACGCCGCGCAGGCCGCCATGAACGCCGCCGTTCTTGCCGAAGACGCACGGTTGTACGCGGGGCTCTCGGCCCTCGGCACCGCCGCGCAGGTCGCGCCGCTGCTGGGCCTGCTGGGAACGGTGATCGGCATGGTGCGCTCGTTCCTGGTGTTCTCGCAAACGTCCTCGCCCACGCCCGCGCAGCTCGCCACCGGCATCAGCGAGGCGCTGGTGAACACCGCTGCGGGGCTGATCGTGGCGATCATCGCCTATGTGGCCCGCAACGCGCTGCGGGCCCGAGCCGACCGCATCGCCACCCAGGCCGAGCGCGTGCGCGAGGAACTGCCCGCCTGGCTCTCGCCGCGCGGCCTGACCCCGGCAACCCGGCAGGCGGTCCCGGAGGTCGCCCTGAACTTCGAGGCTGTCCCGGCGGGCGGGGCCTCCCGGTGA
- a CDS encoding TMEM175 family protein, with the protein MMNKSRMEAFSDGVLAIIITIMVLELRTPEGHEWREVLRLWPVLLSYVISFVYVGIYWNNHHHLMHTVHRVSGGILWANLHLLFWLSLFPFVTGWAGESHFAAVPMTCYAFVALMSAVAYTILVRTIIRADVSNHLLAEATGRDLKGNLSIAAYLVAMGTPFFGPAGVAVSGAMLAAVALMWLIPDRRIERVLASERAS; encoded by the coding sequence ATGATGAACAAGTCCCGCATGGAAGCCTTCTCGGACGGCGTGCTGGCGATCATCATCACGATCATGGTGCTGGAGCTGAGGACGCCGGAGGGACACGAGTGGCGTGAGGTTCTCCGGCTCTGGCCCGTGCTGCTCAGCTACGTGATCAGCTTCGTATACGTGGGGATCTACTGGAACAACCACCATCACCTGATGCATACGGTCCACCGCGTCAGCGGCGGCATCCTGTGGGCGAACCTGCACCTGCTCTTCTGGCTGTCCCTGTTCCCGTTCGTGACCGGGTGGGCGGGCGAGAGCCATTTTGCGGCGGTGCCCATGACCTGCTACGCCTTTGTGGCACTTATGAGCGCAGTCGCCTACACCATCCTCGTCCGGACCATCATCCGCGCCGACGTCAGCAATCACCTGCTGGCTGAGGCAACGGGACGCGACCTGAAGGGCAACCTGTCCATCGCGGCTTACCTGGTCGCGATGGGGACACCCTTTTTTGGGCCTGCGGGCGTCGCCGTCTCGGGCGCCATGCTCGCCGCCGTCGCGCTGATGTGGCTGATTCCGGACCGGCGGATCGAGCGCGTGCTGGCAAGTGAGCGGGCCTCCTGA
- a CDS encoding acetate--CoA ligase, which yields MEKSLLEQPLVPPTESLKAAAPVSGEAAARLLALDPPAYWLEIARELTWFTLPTTALEGGLGDFRYYPGATGNVSANCLDRHPPERTALLYEREDGLRETWTYGELTDATARFAAALQDLGVEKGDRVAIYLGNVPEAFIAIHACYRIGAIYSVIFAGFSASAVRDRLEDARPKVVVCTDATLRRGKVVPLKATLDEALAGLEIGHVVVARRVDREYELREGEHDFHALLTSTTRRADPVPLEANEPGFIIYTSGTTSKPKGLVHAGIGFLAGAYANVKWALNLGPRDVYWCTADVGWLTFPIFALVGGLAHGATHVIYEGGIDTPTPARPYEIIERYGVNKVFTAPTALRMLRRAGDQPLAGHDLSRLELISLVGEPLDPETWHWTHGKLGEGRIFVNNTYGQTETGTAWASSMVGLTPTRPGSCGHPLPGYRARVVRDDGTEAEAGELGALTLTEPFPCLARTVWGDHDRYVATYLSDFPGSYAASDAALLDADGQLWVTGRLDDVMNVAGHRIGTMEMEAALITHPAVSEAAVVAQPDEVKGAVPVAFVVPRGGAEPGPTLEAELADAIVRGVGPIARPARVIVTPTVPRTRSGKIMRRLLRDLLVSGDVKGDLTSLENPDAIEVVRERVAGSS from the coding sequence GTGGAGAAATCGCTGCTGGAGCAGCCGCTCGTTCCCCCCACCGAATCCCTGAAAGCCGCCGCCCCGGTGTCTGGGGAGGCCGCCGCCCGGCTGCTCGCCCTCGACCCACCCGCATACTGGTTGGAGATCGCCCGGGAATTGACCTGGTTCACGCTACCGACCACAGCCCTCGAAGGCGGCCTGGGCGACTTCCGCTATTACCCCGGTGCCACCGGGAACGTCAGCGCGAACTGCCTGGACCGCCACCCGCCGGAGCGCACGGCCCTGCTGTACGAGCGCGAGGACGGCCTGCGTGAGACGTGGACGTACGGGGAACTGACGGACGCAACGGCCCGTTTTGCCGCCGCGCTGCAAGACCTCGGCGTGGAGAAGGGCGACCGGGTGGCGATCTACCTCGGCAACGTCCCGGAAGCCTTTATCGCCATCCACGCCTGCTACCGCATCGGCGCGATCTACTCGGTGATCTTCGCGGGCTTCAGCGCCTCGGCGGTGCGTGACCGGCTGGAGGACGCGCGCCCCAAGGTCGTCGTCTGCACGGACGCGACGCTGCGGCGGGGCAAGGTTGTGCCCCTCAAGGCGACGCTCGACGAGGCGCTGGCGGGGCTGGAGATCGGGCACGTGGTCGTCGCCCGCCGGGTGGACCGGGAGTACGAGTTGCGCGAGGGCGAACACGACTTCCATGCGTTGCTGACCTCCACCACCCGCCGGGCCGACCCCGTCCCCCTGGAGGCGAACGAGCCGGGCTTCATCATCTACACCTCGGGGACGACCTCCAAGCCCAAGGGACTCGTTCACGCGGGGATCGGGTTTCTGGCGGGCGCCTACGCGAACGTCAAGTGGGCGCTGAACCTCGGGCCGAGGGACGTGTACTGGTGCACGGCGGACGTGGGCTGGCTGACCTTCCCGATCTTCGCCCTGGTCGGCGGGTTGGCGCATGGGGCGACGCACGTGATCTACGAGGGCGGCATCGACACGCCCACCCCCGCCCGCCCGTACGAGATCATCGAGCGCTACGGGGTGAACAAGGTCTTCACCGCGCCGACCGCCCTGCGGATGCTGCGCCGCGCCGGGGACCAGCCCCTGGCCGGGCACGACCTGAGCCGCCTGGAACTGATCAGCCTGGTCGGCGAGCCCCTTGACCCGGAAACATGGCACTGGACCCATGGGAAACTGGGCGAGGGCCGCATCTTCGTGAACAACACCTATGGGCAGACGGAGACGGGCACGGCTTGGGCGAGCAGCATGGTAGGCCTCACGCCCACCCGGCCGGGCAGTTGCGGCCATCCCCTGCCCGGCTACCGCGCCCGGGTGGTGCGGGACGACGGGACGGAGGCGGAGGCAGGCGAACTCGGCGCCCTCACCCTCACCGAGCCGTTCCCCTGCCTGGCGCGGACGGTGTGGGGCGACCACGACCGCTACGTGGCGACGTACCTCTCGGACTTCCCCGGCAGCTACGCCGCCTCGGACGCCGCGCTGCTCGACGCCGACGGCCAGCTCTGGGTGACGGGCCGTCTGGACGACGTGATGAACGTCGCCGGGCACCGCATCGGCACGATGGAAATGGAGGCCGCCCTGATCACCCACCCCGCCGTCAGCGAGGCGGCCGTGGTCGCGCAGCCGGACGAGGTGAAGGGGGCGGTGCCGGTGGCGTTCGTGGTGCCCAGGGGAGGCGCAGAGCCCGGCCCGACGCTCGAAGCCGAACTCGCGGACGCCATCGTGCGGGGTGTGGGTCCTATCGCCCGGCCCGCCCGCGTGATCGTGACGCCCACCGTACCGCGCACCCGCAGCGGGAAGATCATGCGAAGGTTACTCCGCGACCTGCTCGTGAGCGGGGACGTGAAGGGCGACCTGACCAGCCTGGAAAACCCCGACGCCATCGAGGTGGTCCGGGAGAGGGTTGCGGGGAGCTCTTAG
- the efp gene encoding elongation factor P, whose product MISVTELRNGTKVEMDGGLWECLEYSHLKMGRGGAKVVTKFRNMETGSIVDRTFNSGEKLQDIYVEGKKMQYLYKDGSDFVFMDLDTYDQVHLPPALLGDAPKFMKENTEVEVAMYGDKPLSITLPNQVILKITQTDPGVRGDTVSGGTKPATLETGAVVQVPLFVEQGTDVRVDTRTGQYLSRA is encoded by the coding sequence ATGATCAGCGTGACTGAACTGCGTAACGGCACGAAGGTGGAGATGGACGGCGGACTGTGGGAGTGCCTGGAGTATTCCCACCTGAAGATGGGGCGCGGCGGCGCCAAGGTCGTCACCAAGTTCCGCAACATGGAGACGGGCTCCATCGTGGACCGCACCTTCAACAGCGGTGAAAAGCTCCAGGACATCTACGTGGAGGGCAAGAAGATGCAGTACCTCTACAAGGATGGGAGCGACTTCGTGTTCATGGACCTCGACACCTACGACCAGGTCCACCTGCCCCCCGCTCTCCTGGGCGACGCCCCCAAATTCATGAAGGAGAACACCGAGGTCGAGGTGGCGATGTACGGCGACAAGCCGCTGAGCATCACGCTGCCCAACCAGGTGATCCTCAAGATCACGCAGACCGACCCCGGCGTGCGCGGAGACACGGTCTCGGGCGGCACCAAGCCCGCCACGCTGGAGACGGGCGCCGTCGTGCAGGTGCCGCTCTTCGTCGAGCAGGGCACGGACGTGCGCGTCGACACCCGCACCGGCCAGTACCTCAGCCGCGCCTGA
- the sufB gene encoding Fe-S cluster assembly protein SufB, with protein sequence MTNPEVANINAQYEYGWSNPERYAVKAPKGLSREVVEMISKAKDEPQWMLDFRLKALDIFLSKPMPQWGADLSGLNLDEIYYYIKPEGYNARSWDDVPDDVKQTFERLGIPEAERKALAGVGAQYESEMVYHNLKEEWEKLGVVFLSIEDGLKQYPDLFREYFATVVPPEDNKFAAINSAVWSGGSFVYVPKGVKVDIPLQTYFRINAESSGQFERTLIIVDEGAQAHYIEGCTAPTYASDSFHSGVIEIIVKEGARFRYSTIQNWSHNVYNLVTQRAAVYGHGVMEWVDGNLGSKVTMKYPACYLLEEGARGEVLSIAMAGRGQHQDAGAKIVHFAPYTSGTIVSKSISKDSGRSSYRGLVKIYEGARGSKTNVECDALLLDEEARTDTYPYIEIEEKDASVGHEATVSKINDEQILYLQSRGLSEDEAAGLIVRGFIEPIAKELPLEYAVELNRLIELEMEGSVG encoded by the coding sequence ATGACCAACCCCGAAGTTGCCAACATCAACGCGCAGTACGAGTACGGCTGGAGCAACCCCGAGCGGTACGCCGTCAAGGCACCCAAGGGCCTGAGCCGTGAGGTCGTCGAGATGATCTCCAAGGCCAAGGACGAGCCCCAGTGGATGCTCGACTTCCGCCTCAAGGCGCTCGACATCTTCCTGAGCAAGCCCATGCCGCAGTGGGGCGCGGACCTGAGCGGCCTGAACCTCGACGAGATCTACTACTACATCAAGCCCGAGGGCTATAACGCCCGCTCCTGGGACGACGTGCCCGACGACGTGAAGCAGACCTTCGAGCGGCTGGGCATTCCCGAGGCCGAGCGCAAGGCGCTCGCGGGCGTGGGCGCCCAGTACGAGTCCGAGATGGTGTACCACAACCTCAAGGAGGAGTGGGAGAAGCTCGGCGTCGTGTTCCTCTCCATCGAGGACGGCCTGAAGCAGTACCCCGACCTCTTCCGCGAGTACTTCGCCACCGTCGTGCCGCCCGAGGACAACAAGTTCGCGGCGATCAACTCCGCCGTGTGGTCGGGCGGGTCCTTCGTGTACGTGCCCAAGGGCGTGAAGGTGGACATCCCCCTTCAGACGTACTTCCGCATCAACGCGGAGAGCAGCGGCCAGTTCGAGCGCACGCTGATTATCGTGGACGAGGGCGCGCAGGCCCACTACATCGAGGGCTGCACGGCGCCGACCTACGCCAGCGACTCCTTCCACTCCGGCGTGATCGAGATCATCGTCAAGGAAGGCGCCCGCTTCCGCTACTCCACGATCCAGAACTGGAGCCACAACGTCTACAACCTCGTGACCCAGCGCGCCGCCGTGTACGGCCACGGCGTGATGGAGTGGGTGGACGGCAACCTGGGCTCCAAGGTCACCATGAAGTACCCCGCCTGCTACCTGCTGGAGGAAGGTGCGCGCGGTGAAGTGCTGAGCATCGCCATGGCGGGCCGCGGCCAGCACCAGGACGCCGGGGCGAAGATCGTCCACTTCGCGCCGTACACCAGCGGCACCATCGTCTCCAAGTCGATCTCCAAGGACAGTGGGCGCAGCAGCTACCGCGGCCTCGTCAAGATCTACGAGGGGGCGCGCGGCAGCAAGACGAACGTCGAGTGTGACGCCCTGCTCCTCGACGAGGAAGCCCGCACCGACACCTACCCCTACATCGAGATCGAGGAGAAGGACGCCAGCGTGGGCCACGAGGCGACCGTCTCCAAGATCAACGACGAGCAGATCCTGTACCTCCAGAGCCGCGGCCTGAGCGAGGACGAGGCGGCGGGCCTGATCGTGCGCGGCTTCATCGAGCCCATCGCCAAGGAACTCCCGCTGGAGTACGCGGTGGAGCTCAACCGCCTGATCGAGCTGGAGATGGAAGGCAGCGTCGGCTGA
- a CDS encoding ExbD/TolR family protein, protein MRRRLRDGEGSGVTFDFAPMVDIVLLLLIFFFLTSSLGARQNALPLDLPRASTTVQETPALPIVSVDQKGKVFLNGKETTLTKLGGQLKPLLRTSGGVVGLRGDERGNYGTVVQVMDVIKRAGGERLALGTRSARSSER, encoded by the coding sequence GTGAGGCGGCGATTGCGCGACGGGGAGGGCAGCGGTGTGACCTTCGACTTCGCCCCCATGGTGGACATCGTTCTGCTGCTGCTGATCTTCTTCTTCCTGACGAGCAGCCTGGGCGCGCGGCAAAATGCCCTCCCCCTCGACCTGCCCCGCGCGAGCACGACGGTGCAGGAGACGCCCGCCCTGCCCATCGTGAGCGTGGACCAGAAGGGGAAGGTCTTCCTGAATGGCAAAGAAACGACGCTGACCAAACTCGGTGGACAACTCAAACCCTTGCTGAGAACGTCCGGTGGGGTGGTCGGGTTGCGCGGTGACGAGCGCGGCAACTACGGCACGGTCGTGCAGGTGATGGACGTGATCAAGCGGGCGGGCGGCGAGCGACTGGCGCTGGGCACGCGCTCCGCCCGGAGCAGCGAACGGTGA
- a CDS encoding VOC family protein: protein MKLNHINLGVTDVPQAVDLFQRYFGLVPAGGGMPINEQMAFLRDDVGALLSMFRVKDLQYPKVFHIGFLQDTPEQVRAIHRQLTEGGFEIPAPHENHGRLTFYFNAPIGVVIEVESFLG from the coding sequence ATGAAGCTCAACCACATCAACCTCGGCGTGACCGATGTGCCGCAAGCAGTGGATCTCTTCCAACGCTACTTCGGACTGGTGCCTGCAGGGGGCGGCATGCCCATCAATGAGCAGATGGCCTTCCTGCGCGATGATGTGGGGGCGCTGCTCTCGATGTTCCGGGTGAAAGACCTGCAATACCCTAAGGTCTTTCACATTGGGTTCCTGCAGGACACGCCCGAGCAGGTGCGTGCCATTCACCGCCAGCTCACCGAGGGCGGCTTCGAGATTCCGGCCCCCCACGAGAACCACGGGCGGCTGACCTTTTACTTCAACGCACCTATCGGTGTCGTCATCGAGGTCGAGTCCTTCTTGGGCTGA
- a CDS encoding type III pantothenate kinase, with protein MPASSFPLLAVDIGNTSTVLGLADESLTLTHTWRVRTNRDMLPDDVALQLHGLFALAGAAVPRSAVLSSVAPPVGQNYALALWRHFGVEPFEVSAENLPDVTVELDQPGSVGADRLCNLFGAERYLDAHEYAVVVDFGTSTNFDVIGRGRRFIGGILATGAQVSADALFARAAKLPRIALEAPRTAIGKNTVHALQSGLVFGYAEMVDGLLRRIRAELPGPAVAVATGGFARTVEGICREIDHYDETLTLRGLVELWASRGPQTSAVQERSNP; from the coding sequence GTGCCCGCCTCCTCTTTCCCCCTCCTCGCCGTGGACATCGGCAACACGAGCACCGTGCTGGGCCTCGCGGACGAGAGCCTGACCCTGACCCACACCTGGCGCGTCCGCACCAACCGGGACATGCTGCCCGACGACGTGGCGCTGCAACTGCACGGCCTCTTTGCCCTCGCGGGCGCCGCCGTTCCACGTTCAGCCGTGCTGAGCAGCGTCGCGCCACCCGTGGGGCAGAACTACGCGCTGGCGTTGTGGCGGCACTTCGGGGTCGAGCCCTTCGAGGTGAGCGCCGAGAATCTTCCCGACGTGACCGTCGAACTCGACCAGCCGGGCAGCGTGGGTGCGGACCGCCTGTGCAACCTCTTCGGGGCGGAGCGGTACCTGGACGCCCACGAGTACGCCGTCGTCGTGGATTTCGGCACGAGCACCAACTTCGACGTGATCGGGCGCGGAAGGCGGTTTATCGGGGGCATTCTCGCCACGGGGGCACAGGTCAGTGCCGACGCCCTATTCGCCCGCGCTGCCAAGCTGCCGCGCATCGCGCTGGAGGCCCCGCGCACCGCCATCGGCAAGAACACGGTCCATGCCCTCCAGTCCGGCCTCGTCTTCGGCTACGCCGAGATGGTGGACGGCCTGCTGCGCCGCATTCGCGCCGAACTGCCAGGTCCCGCGGTCGCCGTCGCCACCGGGGGTTTTGCCCGCACGGTCGAGGGCATCTGCCGCGAGATCGACCACTACGACGAGACCCTGACCCTGCGCGGATTGGTGGAGCTGTGGGCCAGCCGCGGCCCCCAGACTTCGGCGGTTCAGGAACGGAGCAACCCGTGA
- the sufC gene encoding Fe-S cluster assembly ATPase SufC: MTNQPHQLEIRNLHASVGDQPILKGVNLVVPRGELHAIMGPNGNGKSTLAKVIVGDPEYTVTDGEVLVDGQNILEMEPDERARLGVFLAFQYPVEIPGVTIANFLRLAMQARKPEGEEVGFMEFYGKLQNALKVLEWDESIVERYLNDGFSGGEKKRNEILQMLMLEPNYIIMDETDSGLDVDALKIVARGVNALRGPDLGGLIITHYQRLLNYIVPDKVHIIVDGRVVQTGGPELAQKLDAEGYDWVKQLAVAGA; this comes from the coding sequence ATGACCAACCAGCCTCACCAGCTCGAAATCCGCAACCTCCACGCCTCTGTCGGTGACCAGCCCATCCTCAAGGGCGTGAACCTCGTCGTGCCACGCGGCGAACTGCACGCGATCATGGGGCCGAACGGCAACGGCAAGAGCACCCTCGCCAAGGTGATCGTGGGTGACCCCGAGTACACCGTGACGGACGGCGAGGTGCTGGTGGACGGCCAGAACATCCTGGAGATGGAGCCCGACGAGCGCGCCCGCCTGGGCGTCTTCCTGGCCTTCCAGTACCCGGTCGAGATTCCCGGCGTAACCATCGCCAACTTCCTGCGCCTCGCCATGCAGGCCCGCAAGCCGGAGGGCGAGGAGGTGGGCTTCATGGAGTTCTACGGCAAGCTCCAGAACGCCCTCAAGGTGCTGGAGTGGGACGAGAGCATCGTCGAGCGGTACCTCAACGACGGCTTCTCCGGCGGCGAGAAGAAGCGCAACGAGATCCTCCAGATGCTGATGCTGGAGCCGAACTACATCATCATGGACGAGACTGACTCCGGCCTCGACGTGGACGCCCTGAAGATCGTCGCCCGCGGCGTGAACGCCCTGCGTGGTCCGGACCTCGGCGGCCTGATCATCACCCACTACCAGCGCCTGCTGAACTACATCGTGCCCGACAAGGTCCACATCATCGTGGACGGGCGCGTCGTGCAGACGGGCGGCCCCGAGCTCGCGCAGAAGCTCGACGCCGAGGGCTACGACTGGGTCAAGCAGCTCGCCGTCGCGGGCGCCTGA
- a CDS encoding 50S ribosomal protein L25/general stress protein Ctc yields the protein MELRATARTSQEKLAPGMIPAVAYNKEHNVSFAIERKAFDRAFRQQGTTGLFDITIEGGETFPALVKTVQMDKRRREAIHADFYMVTYGQPIEVSVPVHTTGKSQGEIQGGLVDTVVHNLAVIAPGPRRIPQEITVDVTRLNIGDHVTAGQIKLPEGVKLAADADLVVLSVLPPRLSAEELEAEQQAAQVAGLVAAGALSEEAAAAVLEGDATIEEVKADAVESQDQGNTDVEDLTNTPEGDKQ from the coding sequence ATGGAACTGAGAGCAACCGCCCGCACGAGCCAGGAGAAGCTGGCGCCCGGCATGATCCCCGCCGTCGCCTACAACAAGGAGCACAACGTCTCGTTCGCCATCGAGCGCAAGGCCTTTGACCGCGCCTTCCGTCAGCAGGGCACCACGGGCCTGTTCGACATCACCATTGAGGGCGGCGAGACCTTCCCCGCGCTCGTGAAGACCGTGCAGATGGACAAGCGCCGCCGCGAGGCCATCCACGCCGACTTCTACATGGTGACCTACGGTCAGCCCATCGAGGTCAGCGTGCCCGTCCATACCACGGGCAAGAGCCAGGGTGAGATTCAGGGCGGCCTGGTGGACACCGTCGTCCACAACCTCGCCGTGATCGCCCCCGGCCCGCGCCGCATCCCGCAGGAGATCACGGTCGACGTGACTCGCCTGAACATCGGTGATCACGTCACCGCCGGGCAGATCAAGCTCCCCGAGGGCGTGAAGCTCGCCGCCGACGCCGACCTCGTGGTGCTCAGCGTGCTGCCGCCCCGCCTCAGCGCCGAGGAGCTGGAAGCCGAGCAGCAGGCCGCCCAGGTCGCCGGTCTGGTCGCTGCGGGTGCCCTGTCCGAGGAGGCCGCCGCCGCCGTGCTGGAGGGCGACGCCACCATCGAGGAGGTCAAGGCGGACGCCGTCGAGTCCCAGGACCAGGGCAACACCGACGTCGAAGACCTCACCAACACCCCCGAGGGCGACAAGCAGTAA